One Jatrophihabitans sp. genomic region harbors:
- a CDS encoding helix-turn-helix transcriptional regulator — translation MAVLRHVVGETLRAVRLRQRRTLREVSAAARVSLGYLSEIERGHKEPSSELLAAICEALDIPLSEVFLLVSDTLRRQETMAERAMVLGARRGSPVLTPAPRGAEGPQVRSLPHVAA, via the coding sequence ATGGCAGTTCTCCGCCATGTGGTCGGCGAGACCCTGCGTGCGGTCCGCCTGCGCCAGCGTCGCACCCTTCGCGAGGTGTCAGCCGCGGCGAGGGTCAGCCTGGGCTATCTGTCCGAGATCGAGCGCGGCCACAAGGAGCCGTCCTCGGAGTTGCTGGCCGCGATCTGTGAGGCACTCGACATCCCGCTGTCCGAGGTGTTCCTGCTGGTCTCGGACACCCTGCGCCGCCAGGAGACGATGGCCGAGCGGGCGATGGTGCTCGGTGCCCGGCGTGGCTCTCCGGTGCTGACTCCGGCGCCGCGTGGCGCTGAAGGGCCCCAGGTTCGATCACTGCCCCACGTGGCGGCCTGA
- a CDS encoding PspA/IM30 family protein, translated as MANGMVKAWRYISAWFGAKVDEKADPKIQIQQAIEDAQRQHEGLTRQAASVIGNQHQLELKLDRQLSQIEALQAQARQALVLADQARAGGDEAKAVDFEQTAAMLANQLVSAEEAAADLKELHDQSMAAAQQARQAVQDNAMMLQEKMAQRTKLLSQLEQAKMQEQVSASLNQMGELAAPKNTPSLEEVRDKIERRYANALGQADLAQNSVQGRMLEVRKATTNMAGQARLAEIRASLGSGTGGTGSAALTDSAPPALEKAQPPVTTDQTVTERAETER; from the coding sequence ATGGCGAACGGCATGGTCAAGGCCTGGCGTTACATCTCAGCCTGGTTCGGCGCCAAGGTGGACGAGAAGGCCGACCCGAAGATCCAGATCCAACAGGCGATCGAGGATGCTCAGCGCCAGCACGAAGGTCTGACGCGGCAGGCGGCGAGCGTCATCGGCAACCAGCATCAGCTGGAACTCAAGCTTGACCGGCAGCTGAGCCAGATCGAGGCGTTGCAGGCCCAGGCCCGGCAGGCGCTGGTGCTGGCCGATCAGGCACGCGCCGGCGGCGACGAGGCCAAGGCGGTCGACTTCGAGCAGACCGCGGCGATGCTGGCCAACCAGTTGGTGAGCGCCGAGGAGGCCGCGGCTGATCTGAAGGAGTTGCACGACCAGTCGATGGCTGCCGCCCAGCAGGCACGGCAGGCGGTGCAGGACAACGCGATGATGCTGCAGGAGAAGATGGCCCAGCGCACCAAGCTGCTCAGCCAGCTCGAGCAGGCCAAGATGCAGGAGCAGGTCTCGGCCTCGCTCAACCAGATGGGTGAGCTCGCGGCGCCCAAGAACACCCCGTCGCTGGAAGAGGTGCGCGACAAGATCGAGCGGCGCTACGCCAACGCGCTCGGGCAGGCCGACCTGGCTCAGAACTCGGTGCAGGGCCGGATGCTGGAGGTCCGCAAGGCGACCACCAACATGGCCGGTCAGGCCCGGCTGGCCGAGATCCGGGCCTCGCTGGGCTCCGGCACCGGTGGCACCGGAAGCGCCGCCCTGACCGACAGCGCGCCGCCGGCGCTGGAGAAGGCCCAGCCGCCGGTGACCACGGACCAGACCGTGACCGAGCGGGCCGAGACCGAGCGCTAG
- a CDS encoding helix-turn-helix domain-containing protein: MARSRAAILDGARAAVEANGTKITMAQVAARGGVAKATLYNHFRAREDVLAALLLDEIDRLVATVSHLELSQALTVAAVAVSEHPLLEALGGQDTTTLAVLARVDVRTPGWARVGHAVERLLRRSGRAGAPMVLRWLSSFIIAPADEIDIAADVAVLLSGLPPTG, translated from the coding sequence ATGGCCCGTAGCCGCGCCGCCATCCTGGACGGCGCCAGGGCTGCCGTCGAGGCCAATGGCACCAAGATCACGATGGCACAGGTGGCCGCCCGCGGTGGGGTGGCCAAGGCGACGCTGTACAACCACTTCCGGGCCCGCGAGGACGTGCTGGCGGCCCTGTTGCTGGACGAGATCGACCGGCTGGTGGCCACGGTCTCGCACCTGGAGCTGTCGCAGGCGCTGACTGTCGCGGCGGTGGCGGTGTCAGAGCACCCGCTGCTCGAGGCGCTGGGCGGTCAGGACACCACCACCCTGGCGGTGCTGGCCCGGGTGGACGTGCGCACCCCCGGTTGGGCCCGCGTCGGACACGCCGTCGAGCGGCTGCTGCGGCGATCGGGCCGGGCCGGCGCCCCGATGGTGCTGCGCTGGCTGTCCTCGTTCATCATCGCGCCGGCCGATGAGATCGACATCGCCGCCGATGTCGCGGTCCTGCTGTCCGGGTTGCCGCCGACCGGCTGA